From Monomorium pharaonis isolate MP-MQ-018 chromosome 9, ASM1337386v2, whole genome shotgun sequence, the proteins below share one genomic window:
- the LOC105834596 gene encoding uncharacterized protein LOC105834596, producing MLVGGAVSYVAGKQAVRTVYWRTANNGRLLKTAKTCMFQGPPKPAPSSTAASSVCPAQSHMNLIPKVI from the coding sequence ATGCTGGTTGGTGGTGCAGTTAGTTACGTCGCTGGAAAGCAGGCGGTCCGCACGGTCTATTGGAGGACTGCGAACAACGGTCGTCTTCTCAAGACAGCGAAAACCTGCATGTTTCAAGGACCGCCCAAGCCCGCGCCATCATCAACCGCGGCTTCTTCGGTGTGCCCCGCTCAGTCACACATGAACCTGATACCCAAAGTCATTTGA
- the LOC105834595 gene encoding major facilitator superfamily domain-containing protein 6 isoform X3, whose amino-acid sequence MQNYGHEDYDYGVSSDAQPPSGRALPQMPGVARPLVDPQAEGEVDPSMYPQPKEATHKIRGKSDILEYLFGTVDQELLTVKTFYFFFYSAFGSLFPLMGVYFKQMGMNAGQCGLLIGLRPFIEFLSAPFWGSLADRWQKGKLMLMASLSCWIIFTLPLGFIQPPPTSCMAGNETSYYLEASNKEQRIVKRSTDLDELYYPENKEEYLEIASNVVFERLRRSTDDNEIFDYMKKPKSKEFSAFESYNIENNDVTDFDNGGSVAYDLKNNRVRRQTSVTDKSDVGELKYKSLSESDDDADTRGIDLETLQKKNRPADVLEYKRFMNNEQVTDRTVPKKAYVRPKTRVKPPPEKIMVKREAEGKRMFLEDDEIDKLDDEEENERNEDMPLVRNRRSLRSCHGPFGSNQLSPLSVTCATNYNDKENKDWVKPLFSSIVYRLSDIQKTFFLLLLLVVVGEFFSAPAITLADSAVITLLGEDADRYGHQRMFGSLGWGLAMFFVGIALDHSTAFPDHPCRPDEREKNYTICFAIFSVLMGAALITATQINFKYDVAPAEPEVVKPPAEPTREEQLQSQLSQQLNLPGLQDSSAPDPRPPPPPEGKTKMFAQTMKEIPEWVTVLKQFKDVKCASFLFVAWFMGFGIGLIFTFLFWHLQDYGGSPTLFGVASVINHISEIFAYFFSFKLIRQIGHVKVLCMGLGGNVLRFLYISWLKNPWWVLPFEFIQGITHAAVWAACCSYIAHNTPPQLRSSAQGVLQGLHHGLGRGCGAVIGGMFVAAYGTTATFRAYGLICIIVLAVFVFINFYRKDTGFVSELPQTEDPHQVAEATHLAPHGVPSNAIPRALSSTRLHELANQDAGYGATYQTAGGNLAVPGANGGPGNPTNPFLNGGGGGEGGYNYDLQ is encoded by the exons ATGCAGAACTATGGACACGAGGATTACGACTACGGCGTGTCGAGCGACGCTCAACCACCGTCGGGTAGAGCTCTCCCCCAGATGCCGGGCGTCGCTAGGCCGCTGGTGGACCCGCAGGCCGAGGGTGAGGTCGATCCTAGCATGTACCCCCAGCCAAAAGAGGCTACGCACAAGATTCGCGGTAAGAGCGATATTCTGGAGTACCTCTTCGGCACTGTCGACCAGGAGCTTCTCACCGTGAAGACCTTCTACTTTTTCTTCTACTCGGCCTTCGGCTCCCTTTTCCCGCTTATGGGGGTGTACTTCAAACAGATGGGCATGAACGCGGGTCAGTGCGGCCTTCTCATCGGTCTTAGGCCGTTCATCGAGTTCCTGAGCGCTCCCTTCTGGGGGTCCTTGGCCGACAG ATGGCAAAAAGGCAAACTTATGCTTATGGCTTCCCTTTCTTGCTGGATCATTTTCACTTTGCCATTGGGCTTCATTCAGCCCCCACCCACCTCTTGCATGGCCGGGAATGAAACTTCGTACTACCTAGAGGCATCCAATAAAGAGCAGAGAATTGTAAAAAGATCGACCGACCTAGACGAACTGTATTACCCTGAGAACAAAGAGGAGTATCTGGAGATCGCGTCCAATGTTGTCTTCGAAAGATTACGACGAAGTACGGACGATAACGAGATATTCGATTATATGAAGAAACCGAAATCGAAGGAATTTAGTGCATTCGAATCTTACAATATTGAGAACAATGATGTTACAGATTTCGATAATGGTGGTTCTGTCGCGTACGATTTGAAAAACAACAGGGTCAGAAGACAAACGTCCGTCACGGATAAAAGTGATGTCGGAGAACTTAAATACAAGTCACTGTCCGAAAGCGATGACGATGCAGATACGAGGGGGATTGATCTGGAAACgttgcaaaagaaaaatcgtCCAGCTGACGTATTGGAATACAAACGCTTTATGAAC AATGAACAGGTGACCGATCGAACAGTCCCGAAGAAGGCTTACGTTCGTCCTAAAACGCGCGTAAAGCCACCACCAGAGAAGATAATGGTAAAACGAGAGGCGGAGGGAAAACGAATGTTCTTAGAAGACGATGAGATTGACAAACTCGATGACGAGgaagaaaatgaaagaaatgaGGATATGCCATTGGTGAGGAATCGCAGGAGTTTAAGATCGTGTCACGGCCCCTTCGGGTCTAATCAATTATCACCTCTGTCAGTTACCTGCGCCACGAATTATAACGACAAAGAGAACAAGGACTGGGTGAAGCCGCTTTTCAGCTCCATAGTCTATAGATTGTCG gatattcaaaaaacattCTTCCTTTTGCTGTTGTTGGTGGTAGTCGGTGAATTTTTTTCGGCACCTGCCATAACATTAGCCGATTCAGCCGTTATTACTTTACTTGGTGAAGACGCCGATAG ATATGGTCATCAACGTATGTTTGGAAGTCTAGGATGGGGTTTGGCTATGTTCTTTGTTGGAATCGCTCTCGATCACAGCACCGCGTTTCCAGATCATCCTTGTAGGCctgacgagagagagaaaaattacacGATTTGTTTCGCAATATTTAGCGTTTTGATGGGCGCCGCGCTGATAACAGCGactcaaattaatttcaagtatGACGTTGCTCCTGCTGAGCCC GAGGTAGTAAAACCTCCGGCCGAGCCAACGCGGGAAGAGCAACTTCAAAGTCAGTTATCCCAGCAGCTTAATCTACCTGGGCTCCAGGATTCTTCCGCCCCTGATCCTAGACCTCCTCCGCCTCCCGAAGGAAAG ACCAAGATGTTCGCTCAAACGATGAAGGAAATACCGGAGTGGGTAACGGTGCTAAAGCAATTCAAAGATGTAAAATGCGCGTCGTTCCTCTTCGTCGCGTGGTTCATGGGTTTTGGTATCGGATTAATCTTCACCTTCCTATTTTGGCATCTTCAAGATTACGGCGGCTCGCCGACTCTTTTCGGTGTTGCGTCTGTGATTAATCACATTTCTGAGATCTTCGCGTATTTCTTCAGCTTCAAACTTATCCGACAGATCGGGCATGTTAag GTATTGTGTATGGGTCTTGGCGGAAATGTACTCCGATTCCTCTACATTTCTTGGCTAAAGAATCCATGGTGGGTGTTACCCTTCGAATTCATTCAGGGTATCACACATGCGGCAGTATGGGCGGCATGCTGCAGCTACATCGCTCATAATACACCGCCACAATTGCGTTCGAGCGCGCAAGGTGTTCTTCAGGGACTTCATCACGGGCTTGGAAGAGGTTGCGGTGCAGTGATTGGTGGCATGTTCGTCGCAGCTTAcg GTACGACCGCGACTTTCCGAGCGTACGGTCTCATCTGCATCATCGTCCTAGCAGTCTTTGTGTTCATTAATTTCTACAGAAAGGATACCGGCTTCGTATCCGAGCTACCGCAGACGGAAGATCCGCATCAAGTGGCCGAGGCAACTCACCTGGCGCCACATGGTGTACCAAGTAACGCTATACCGCGAGCTCTCAGCTCTACTCGCTTGCACGAATTGGCTAATCAAGATGCCGGCTATGGGGCAACTTATCAGACCGCTGGTGGAAATCTCGCTGTACCCGGTGCTAACGGAG GCCCTGGCAACCCAACAAATCCATTCTTAAACGGCGGAGGTGGCGGCGAAGGTGGATATAATTACG ATCTACAGTGA
- the LOC105834595 gene encoding major facilitator superfamily domain-containing protein 6-A isoform X1, whose protein sequence is MQNYGHEDYDYGVSSDAQPPSGRALPQMPGVARPLVDPQAEGEVDPSMYPQPKEATHKIRGKSDILEYLFGTVDQELLTVKTFYFFFYSAFGSLFPLMGVYFKQMGMNAGQCGLLIGLRPFIEFLSAPFWGSLADRWQKGKLMLMASLSCWIIFTLPLGFIQPPPTSCMAGNETSYYLEASNKEQRIVKRSTDLDELYYPENKEEYLEIASNVVFERLRRSTDDNEIFDYMKKPKSKEFSAFESYNIENNDVTDFDNGGSVAYDLKNNRVRRQTSVTDKSDVGELKYKSLSESDDDADTRGIDLETLQKKNRPADVLEYKRFMNNEQVTDRTVPKKAYVRPKTRVKPPPEKIMVKREAEGKRMFLEDDEIDKLDDEEENERNEDMPLVRNRRSLRSCHGPFGSNQLSPLSVTCATNYNDKENKDWVKPLFSSIVYRLSDIQKTFFLLLLLVVVGEFFSAPAITLADSAVITLLGEDADRYGHQRMFGSLGWGLAMFFVGIALDHSTAFPDHPCRPDEREKNYTICFAIFSVLMGAALITATQINFKYDVAPAEPEVVKPPAEPTREEQLQSQLSQQLNLPGLQDSSAPDPRPPPPPEGKTKMFAQTMKEIPEWVTVLKQFKDVKCASFLFVAWFMGFGIGLIFTFLFWHLQDYGGSPTLFGVASVINHISEIFAYFFSFKLIRQIGHVKVLCMGLGGNVLRFLYISWLKNPWWVLPFEFIQGITHAAVWAACCSYIAHNTPPQLRSSAQGVLQGLHHGLGRGCGAVIGGMFVAAYGTTATFRAYGLICIIVLAVFVFINFYRKDTGFVSELPQTEDPHQVAEATHLAPHGVPSNAIPRALSSTRLHELANQDAGYGATYQTAGGNLAVPGANGGPGNPTNPFLNGGGGGEGGYNYGMTGKGEDEYIRRNFQIYSEVVGREFDVVKPTIQLHAQQPCTNPFHQHDYDW, encoded by the exons ATGCAGAACTATGGACACGAGGATTACGACTACGGCGTGTCGAGCGACGCTCAACCACCGTCGGGTAGAGCTCTCCCCCAGATGCCGGGCGTCGCTAGGCCGCTGGTGGACCCGCAGGCCGAGGGTGAGGTCGATCCTAGCATGTACCCCCAGCCAAAAGAGGCTACGCACAAGATTCGCGGTAAGAGCGATATTCTGGAGTACCTCTTCGGCACTGTCGACCAGGAGCTTCTCACCGTGAAGACCTTCTACTTTTTCTTCTACTCGGCCTTCGGCTCCCTTTTCCCGCTTATGGGGGTGTACTTCAAACAGATGGGCATGAACGCGGGTCAGTGCGGCCTTCTCATCGGTCTTAGGCCGTTCATCGAGTTCCTGAGCGCTCCCTTCTGGGGGTCCTTGGCCGACAG ATGGCAAAAAGGCAAACTTATGCTTATGGCTTCCCTTTCTTGCTGGATCATTTTCACTTTGCCATTGGGCTTCATTCAGCCCCCACCCACCTCTTGCATGGCCGGGAATGAAACTTCGTACTACCTAGAGGCATCCAATAAAGAGCAGAGAATTGTAAAAAGATCGACCGACCTAGACGAACTGTATTACCCTGAGAACAAAGAGGAGTATCTGGAGATCGCGTCCAATGTTGTCTTCGAAAGATTACGACGAAGTACGGACGATAACGAGATATTCGATTATATGAAGAAACCGAAATCGAAGGAATTTAGTGCATTCGAATCTTACAATATTGAGAACAATGATGTTACAGATTTCGATAATGGTGGTTCTGTCGCGTACGATTTGAAAAACAACAGGGTCAGAAGACAAACGTCCGTCACGGATAAAAGTGATGTCGGAGAACTTAAATACAAGTCACTGTCCGAAAGCGATGACGATGCAGATACGAGGGGGATTGATCTGGAAACgttgcaaaagaaaaatcgtCCAGCTGACGTATTGGAATACAAACGCTTTATGAAC AATGAACAGGTGACCGATCGAACAGTCCCGAAGAAGGCTTACGTTCGTCCTAAAACGCGCGTAAAGCCACCACCAGAGAAGATAATGGTAAAACGAGAGGCGGAGGGAAAACGAATGTTCTTAGAAGACGATGAGATTGACAAACTCGATGACGAGgaagaaaatgaaagaaatgaGGATATGCCATTGGTGAGGAATCGCAGGAGTTTAAGATCGTGTCACGGCCCCTTCGGGTCTAATCAATTATCACCTCTGTCAGTTACCTGCGCCACGAATTATAACGACAAAGAGAACAAGGACTGGGTGAAGCCGCTTTTCAGCTCCATAGTCTATAGATTGTCG gatattcaaaaaacattCTTCCTTTTGCTGTTGTTGGTGGTAGTCGGTGAATTTTTTTCGGCACCTGCCATAACATTAGCCGATTCAGCCGTTATTACTTTACTTGGTGAAGACGCCGATAG ATATGGTCATCAACGTATGTTTGGAAGTCTAGGATGGGGTTTGGCTATGTTCTTTGTTGGAATCGCTCTCGATCACAGCACCGCGTTTCCAGATCATCCTTGTAGGCctgacgagagagagaaaaattacacGATTTGTTTCGCAATATTTAGCGTTTTGATGGGCGCCGCGCTGATAACAGCGactcaaattaatttcaagtatGACGTTGCTCCTGCTGAGCCC GAGGTAGTAAAACCTCCGGCCGAGCCAACGCGGGAAGAGCAACTTCAAAGTCAGTTATCCCAGCAGCTTAATCTACCTGGGCTCCAGGATTCTTCCGCCCCTGATCCTAGACCTCCTCCGCCTCCCGAAGGAAAG ACCAAGATGTTCGCTCAAACGATGAAGGAAATACCGGAGTGGGTAACGGTGCTAAAGCAATTCAAAGATGTAAAATGCGCGTCGTTCCTCTTCGTCGCGTGGTTCATGGGTTTTGGTATCGGATTAATCTTCACCTTCCTATTTTGGCATCTTCAAGATTACGGCGGCTCGCCGACTCTTTTCGGTGTTGCGTCTGTGATTAATCACATTTCTGAGATCTTCGCGTATTTCTTCAGCTTCAAACTTATCCGACAGATCGGGCATGTTAag GTATTGTGTATGGGTCTTGGCGGAAATGTACTCCGATTCCTCTACATTTCTTGGCTAAAGAATCCATGGTGGGTGTTACCCTTCGAATTCATTCAGGGTATCACACATGCGGCAGTATGGGCGGCATGCTGCAGCTACATCGCTCATAATACACCGCCACAATTGCGTTCGAGCGCGCAAGGTGTTCTTCAGGGACTTCATCACGGGCTTGGAAGAGGTTGCGGTGCAGTGATTGGTGGCATGTTCGTCGCAGCTTAcg GTACGACCGCGACTTTCCGAGCGTACGGTCTCATCTGCATCATCGTCCTAGCAGTCTTTGTGTTCATTAATTTCTACAGAAAGGATACCGGCTTCGTATCCGAGCTACCGCAGACGGAAGATCCGCATCAAGTGGCCGAGGCAACTCACCTGGCGCCACATGGTGTACCAAGTAACGCTATACCGCGAGCTCTCAGCTCTACTCGCTTGCACGAATTGGCTAATCAAGATGCCGGCTATGGGGCAACTTATCAGACCGCTGGTGGAAATCTCGCTGTACCCGGTGCTAACGGAG GCCCTGGCAACCCAACAAATCCATTCTTAAACGGCGGAGGTGGCGGCGAAGGTGGATATAATTACGGTATGACTGGCAAGGGAGAGGACGAGTATATTCGTAGGAACTTCCAG ATCTACAGTGAAGTGGTGGGTAGAGAATTCGATGTCGTAAAACCGACTATCCAACTACACGCCCAACAACCATGCACCAATCCTTTTCATCAACACGACTACGACTGGTAA
- the LOC105834595 gene encoding major facilitator superfamily domain-containing protein 6 isoform X2 codes for MQNYGHEDYDYGVSSDAQPPSGRALPQMPGVARPLVDPQAEGEVDPSMYPQPKEATHKIRGKSDILEYLFGTVDQELLTVKTFYFFFYSAFGSLFPLMGVYFKQMGMNAGQCGLLIGLRPFIEFLSAPFWGSLADRWQKGKLMLMASLSCWIIFTLPLGFIQPPPTSCMAGNETSYYLEASNKEQRIVKRSTDLDELYYPENKEEYLEIASNVVFERLRRNFDNGGSVAYDLKNNRVRRQTSVTDKSDVGELKYKSLSESDDDADTRGIDLETLQKKNRPADVLEYKRFMNNEQVTDRTVPKKAYVRPKTRVKPPPEKIMVKREAEGKRMFLEDDEIDKLDDEEENERNEDMPLVRNRRSLRSCHGPFGSNQLSPLSVTCATNYNDKENKDWVKPLFSSIVYRLSDIQKTFFLLLLLVVVGEFFSAPAITLADSAVITLLGEDADRYGHQRMFGSLGWGLAMFFVGIALDHSTAFPDHPCRPDEREKNYTICFAIFSVLMGAALITATQINFKYDVAPAEPEVVKPPAEPTREEQLQSQLSQQLNLPGLQDSSAPDPRPPPPPEGKTKMFAQTMKEIPEWVTVLKQFKDVKCASFLFVAWFMGFGIGLIFTFLFWHLQDYGGSPTLFGVASVINHISEIFAYFFSFKLIRQIGHVKVLCMGLGGNVLRFLYISWLKNPWWVLPFEFIQGITHAAVWAACCSYIAHNTPPQLRSSAQGVLQGLHHGLGRGCGAVIGGMFVAAYGTTATFRAYGLICIIVLAVFVFINFYRKDTGFVSELPQTEDPHQVAEATHLAPHGVPSNAIPRALSSTRLHELANQDAGYGATYQTAGGNLAVPGANGGPGNPTNPFLNGGGGGEGGYNYGMTGKGEDEYIRRNFQIYSEVVGREFDVVKPTIQLHAQQPCTNPFHQHDYDW; via the exons ATGCAGAACTATGGACACGAGGATTACGACTACGGCGTGTCGAGCGACGCTCAACCACCGTCGGGTAGAGCTCTCCCCCAGATGCCGGGCGTCGCTAGGCCGCTGGTGGACCCGCAGGCCGAGGGTGAGGTCGATCCTAGCATGTACCCCCAGCCAAAAGAGGCTACGCACAAGATTCGCGGTAAGAGCGATATTCTGGAGTACCTCTTCGGCACTGTCGACCAGGAGCTTCTCACCGTGAAGACCTTCTACTTTTTCTTCTACTCGGCCTTCGGCTCCCTTTTCCCGCTTATGGGGGTGTACTTCAAACAGATGGGCATGAACGCGGGTCAGTGCGGCCTTCTCATCGGTCTTAGGCCGTTCATCGAGTTCCTGAGCGCTCCCTTCTGGGGGTCCTTGGCCGACAG ATGGCAAAAAGGCAAACTTATGCTTATGGCTTCCCTTTCTTGCTGGATCATTTTCACTTTGCCATTGGGCTTCATTCAGCCCCCACCCACCTCTTGCATGGCCGGGAATGAAACTTCGTACTACCTAGAGGCATCCAATAAAGAGCAGAGAATTGTAAAAAGATCGACCGACCTAGACGAACTGTATTACCCTGAGAACAAAGAGGAGTATCTGGAGATCGCGTCCAATGTTGTCTTCGAAAGATTACGACGAA ATTTCGATAATGGTGGTTCTGTCGCGTACGATTTGAAAAACAACAGGGTCAGAAGACAAACGTCCGTCACGGATAAAAGTGATGTCGGAGAACTTAAATACAAGTCACTGTCCGAAAGCGATGACGATGCAGATACGAGGGGGATTGATCTGGAAACgttgcaaaagaaaaatcgtCCAGCTGACGTATTGGAATACAAACGCTTTATGAAC AATGAACAGGTGACCGATCGAACAGTCCCGAAGAAGGCTTACGTTCGTCCTAAAACGCGCGTAAAGCCACCACCAGAGAAGATAATGGTAAAACGAGAGGCGGAGGGAAAACGAATGTTCTTAGAAGACGATGAGATTGACAAACTCGATGACGAGgaagaaaatgaaagaaatgaGGATATGCCATTGGTGAGGAATCGCAGGAGTTTAAGATCGTGTCACGGCCCCTTCGGGTCTAATCAATTATCACCTCTGTCAGTTACCTGCGCCACGAATTATAACGACAAAGAGAACAAGGACTGGGTGAAGCCGCTTTTCAGCTCCATAGTCTATAGATTGTCG gatattcaaaaaacattCTTCCTTTTGCTGTTGTTGGTGGTAGTCGGTGAATTTTTTTCGGCACCTGCCATAACATTAGCCGATTCAGCCGTTATTACTTTACTTGGTGAAGACGCCGATAG ATATGGTCATCAACGTATGTTTGGAAGTCTAGGATGGGGTTTGGCTATGTTCTTTGTTGGAATCGCTCTCGATCACAGCACCGCGTTTCCAGATCATCCTTGTAGGCctgacgagagagagaaaaattacacGATTTGTTTCGCAATATTTAGCGTTTTGATGGGCGCCGCGCTGATAACAGCGactcaaattaatttcaagtatGACGTTGCTCCTGCTGAGCCC GAGGTAGTAAAACCTCCGGCCGAGCCAACGCGGGAAGAGCAACTTCAAAGTCAGTTATCCCAGCAGCTTAATCTACCTGGGCTCCAGGATTCTTCCGCCCCTGATCCTAGACCTCCTCCGCCTCCCGAAGGAAAG ACCAAGATGTTCGCTCAAACGATGAAGGAAATACCGGAGTGGGTAACGGTGCTAAAGCAATTCAAAGATGTAAAATGCGCGTCGTTCCTCTTCGTCGCGTGGTTCATGGGTTTTGGTATCGGATTAATCTTCACCTTCCTATTTTGGCATCTTCAAGATTACGGCGGCTCGCCGACTCTTTTCGGTGTTGCGTCTGTGATTAATCACATTTCTGAGATCTTCGCGTATTTCTTCAGCTTCAAACTTATCCGACAGATCGGGCATGTTAag GTATTGTGTATGGGTCTTGGCGGAAATGTACTCCGATTCCTCTACATTTCTTGGCTAAAGAATCCATGGTGGGTGTTACCCTTCGAATTCATTCAGGGTATCACACATGCGGCAGTATGGGCGGCATGCTGCAGCTACATCGCTCATAATACACCGCCACAATTGCGTTCGAGCGCGCAAGGTGTTCTTCAGGGACTTCATCACGGGCTTGGAAGAGGTTGCGGTGCAGTGATTGGTGGCATGTTCGTCGCAGCTTAcg GTACGACCGCGACTTTCCGAGCGTACGGTCTCATCTGCATCATCGTCCTAGCAGTCTTTGTGTTCATTAATTTCTACAGAAAGGATACCGGCTTCGTATCCGAGCTACCGCAGACGGAAGATCCGCATCAAGTGGCCGAGGCAACTCACCTGGCGCCACATGGTGTACCAAGTAACGCTATACCGCGAGCTCTCAGCTCTACTCGCTTGCACGAATTGGCTAATCAAGATGCCGGCTATGGGGCAACTTATCAGACCGCTGGTGGAAATCTCGCTGTACCCGGTGCTAACGGAG GCCCTGGCAACCCAACAAATCCATTCTTAAACGGCGGAGGTGGCGGCGAAGGTGGATATAATTACGGTATGACTGGCAAGGGAGAGGACGAGTATATTCGTAGGAACTTCCAG ATCTACAGTGAAGTGGTGGGTAGAGAATTCGATGTCGTAAAACCGACTATCCAACTACACGCCCAACAACCATGCACCAATCCTTTTCATCAACACGACTACGACTGGTAA